The segment GCGGCCGCGGCGACCGGATGCGCTGCTCGGTGGCCGACCAGCGCTCGTTGCCGTACTGGCCGAACACGAACAGCTCGGCACCGCGGTCGAGCATGGCGTTGCCGAGCGCGTCGAGGTCACCCATGGCGATGGCCTGGCGCGCCGGGCGACCGGTGATCACCGCGACCGCGCGCACCGCCTCGGCGAGCTCGAGCAGCGCGCCCGGGGCCGCGGGGTGCAGTCGGGCCGCCTCGGGGTCGTCGACCACCGGCGACAGCGTGCCGTCGAAGTCGAGGCCCACGACCACGCCGTCGAGGACGTCGCGTACGGCGTCGTAGTGGGCGCGCGCGTCGTCGGAGGTGAACTCCATGGGTCAACCCAACCACGTGCGGCGCACGTGCGCCGACCCTGCCCGCGGTTGCACCGGGGCGAGGGAAGCCAGAGGGGTCAGCGCGGGGCGTCGGCGGTGAGGATGATGGTGAGCCGGTCGCGCTTCATCACGCCGACGGCCGGCGCCGTGCGCTTGATCCCCAGGTCGAGGGCGAGCTGCTTGCCGGCGGCCTTGAGCCGGGGCGGGAAGTAGACGGTGCTGGTGGGGATGAGGCCCTGCCAGTTGTCCTCGCCGACCACGGCCCAGCCGACACCGGTGGCCTTCGTGGCGGTCTCGGCGGCGAGCCCCCGGATGCCGGAGTTGTTGTAGACCTCGACGTAGACCTCGCCCCGCTTGACCTGCGGCTTGGGCTTGGGCTCGGGCGACGGCGTCTCGGCCTCCGTCGGGGTCGGCTCGGCGCTGGGCGTCTGGTCGGCGCTGGCGATCGTGGCCGTGTCGACGCGGCGCTCGGTCGGCGCCTGGTCGCGGGTCGCGACGAAGGTGATCGAGGCCATCGCGACGGCGAGGACCGACAGCATCACGAGCGGGGACGGGAAGGCCACGCCGCGCTCGTCACGACGACGGGGCGCGGGTCGGCCGGGGCTGGGGAAGGAGGCCATGGGGAAGGTGACCAATCGTGAGAGGGCGGGCCGTGGAGTCAGAGGTGGTGTCAGATCTCGAACCCGAGGCGGCGCGCCGAGCGCTGCCGCTGGCGGGAGGCCCGCAGCCGACGGAGGCGGCGTACGAGCAGCGGGTCGGCCTCGAGCGCCTCGGGACGGTCGATCAGCGCGTTGAGGACCTGGTAGTAGCGGGTGGAGGACATGTCGAACTTCTCGCGGACGGCCTGCTCCTTGGCACCGGCGTACTTCCACCAGTGCCGCTCGAACTCGAGGATGTCGCCGTCGCGCTCGCTCAGCCCGGCAGCAGCCTCCTGCTGGGCTGTGATGTGCTCGGCTGCGTCCATCGGACATCTCCTCCTCGACCCCACACCACCCGTGACCGGGTGGACGAGGACGAGTCTAGGCGACGAACGACAACGATGTCATTCGCCTCCGGCGAGTCGTCTGGACAAAACCTGCGCCGGACTCGTGGAGCGCTCCGGCGGCCCGCCCGGACCGAGTCCGCGGGGACACCGCGGGGTGGTCTGCGTCTCACCGCCCGTCGCTAGGGTTGCGGACGTGAGTGCAGCGGCGCAGGCAGACCTCGTGATCGTGGCCAACCGGCTGCCCGTGGACCGGGTGCGCCAGCCGGACGGCTCGGTGTCGTGGCGGCCCTCCCCCGGCGGGCTCGTGACCGCCCTCGAGCCGGTGCTGCGGGCCAACGACGGCGCGTGGATCGGCTGGCCGGGCTCGGCCGACGACGAGTTCGAGCCGTTCGAGGAGAACGGGCTCTCCCTGATCCCGGTCGCGTTGAGCGCCCGGGAGGTCGAGGAGTTCTACGAGGGGTTCTCCAACGGCACGCTCTGGCCGCTCTACCACGACGTCATCGCCAAGCCGGAGTTCCACCGCGAGTGGTGGGACTCCTACGTCACGGTCAACCAGCGCTTCGCCGACCGGGCGGCCGAGGTGGCGGCGGAGGGGGCCACGGTCTGGGTGCAGGACTACCAGCTCCAGCTGGTGCCGCAGATGCTGCGTGCGTCGAGGCCTGACCTGCGGATCGGGTTCTACCTCCACATCCCCTTCCCGCCGGCCGAGCTCTTCTCGCAGCTGCCGTGGCGCCGCCAGATCCTCGAGGGGCTCCTGGGCGCGGACCTGATCGGCTTCCAGCTGCCGGGTGCGGCCGCGAACTTCGTACGCCTCGTACGCAGCCGGGTGGGCCACAAGACCCACCGCGACACCATCTACCTCCCGGACGGTCGGCCCGTGAGGGCGACCGCGTTCCCGATCTCGATCGACACGGCCGGGTTCGAGGAGCTGGCCCGCTCGGAGGCGGTGGAGGAGCGGGCCGCCGAGATCCGCGAGGCCCTCGGCAACCCGCGGCGGATCTTTCTCGGCGTCGACCGGCTCGACTACACCAAGGGCATCTACTCCCGGCTGCGGGCGTTCGGCGAGCTGGTGCGCGACGGGCACCTCGACGTGGAGGACGCCGTCTTCGTGCAGGTCGCGACGCCCTCCCGCGAGCGCGTGGAGCAGTACCGCATCCTTCGCGACGACATCGAGATGCTCGTCGGACGGATCAACGGCGACCACGGCAAGATCGGCAACCCCGCCATCCACTACCTGCACAACTCCTACCCCCGCGAGGAGATGGCCGCGTTCTACCGGGCGGCCGACATCATGGTGGTGACGCCGTTCCGCGACGGGATGAACCTCGTCGCCAAGGAGTACGTCGCCTGCCGCTTCGAGGACGACGGCGCCTTGGTGCTCTCGGAGTTCGCCGGCGCGGCACAGGAGCTGCGGCAGGCCTGGCTGGTCAACCCCTACGACATCGACGGCATGAAGTCCGCGCTGCTCGACGCCTTCGCCGCGGACAAGAAGGAGACCTCCCGGCGGATGCGGGCGATGCGCAGGACCGTCGTCCACCACGACGTGGCGAAGTGGGCCGCCGACTTCCTCCGCGAGCTCGAGGACCTGCCCGAGCACCACGACAAGACGGTGCGCGAGTCACGCTCGCGCTGAGCGCCCCGGTCCCCCGCTCGGCTCAGGCCGAGGTGCGTCGTGCCGGCGCGGTCTCGTCCTGGGCGACCATGATCGCCTCGATCTCGCTCACCAGGTCCGCGCCGAGGCGCGGCCAGGTCGGGTCGTAGCCGTAGACCTCACCGAGGCCCATCGCGGACCGCGTGCCGTCGAGGATGTCGATGTCGCGCGGCGCGATCAGGCCGGGGTGGACGACACCGATCGCCTCGGAGACCTTGAGCAGGTCGCGGCGCAACGAGCGGACGTAGTTGGCCGCCCGCACGCTCTTGAGGCCCACGTCGAGGCCGCGGGTGTAGCGGGGGTTCTGCGTCGCGATGCCGACCGGGCAGTGGTCGGTGTGGCACTTCTGGGCCTGGATGCAGCCGATCGACAGCATCGCCTCGCGGCCCACGCTGACCATGTCGGCGCCGAGCGCGAACGCGACGACGGCGTTCTCCGGCACGCCGAGCTTGCCCGCGCCGACGAACACGACGTCGTCGCTGAGGCCGGCGGCCGCGAACCGGCGCCACACCTCGCTGAAGCCGATGCGGAACGGGTAGGCCACGGAGTCGGCGAAGATCATCGGCGCGGCGCCCGTGCCGCCCTCGCCCCCGTCGACGTTGACGAAGTCGACGCCGCGGGTCCCGGACCCCATCTCCTGGACGAGCTCGTCCCACATCGTGAGGTTGCCGACCGCCGACTTGATCCCGACCGGCAGGCCGGTGGCCTGCGCCACGGACTCGACGAAGTCGAGCATGGAGTCGATGTCGTGGAAGACGGTGTGGCGGCTGGGTGACGCGCAGTCCTTGCCCTCCTCGATGCCACGGATCTCGGCGATCTCCCTGCTCACCTTCTCGCCGGGGAGCATGCCGCCGAGCCCGGGCTTGGCGCCCTGGCTGAGCTTGACCTCGATCGCGCGCACCGGTGCCGACTGCACCACGTCGACGAGCCGCGCCATGTCGAAGCGGCCGTGCTCGTCGCGGCAGCCGAAGTAGGAGGTGCCGATCTGGAAGACGATGTCGCCGCCGTTGCGGTGGTGGGGCGAGAGGGCGCCCTCGCCGGTGTTCTGGAAGCAGCCGGCCATGGCCGCGCCCTTGTTGAGCGACTCGATGGCCTTGCCCGACAGCGCGCCGAAGCTCATGCCGGAGATGTTGACGACCGAGGAGGGCCGGAAGGCGTGCGTACGACCGCGCGCGGCGCCCATCACCTTGGCACAGGGCAGCACGATCTCCTCCTGCGCGTGCGGCATCGTGGCCGCCCCCGGACCGGTGAAGGTGCGGTGCTTGATGATCGGGTAGCCCTCGACCCGCTCCACGTCGTTGTCGGTGCCGAAGCCGAAGTAGTTGTTCTCCAGCTTGGAGCTGGCGTAGATCCAGCGACGCTGGTCACGGCTGAACGGGCGCTCCTCGTCGTTGCTGGTGACGATGTACTGCCGCAGCTCGGGCCCGAACCTCTCCAGGAAGAAGCGGGCGTGCCCGATCACCGGGAAGTTGCGGACGATCGCGTGCTTCGTCTGGACCAGGTCGTGCACGGTCGTCGCGGCCGCCGCCGCTGCCGTGCCGCCGAGGATGGCGTACCTCCACTTCATGACCCGTTCCTAGCCCTCCCGTGACGCGTTGTCGAGGACGGACCGTCCCGATGGAGGGGTCAGGCGAGCTCCCCGCGCGCGATGCTCACCCCTGAGTGGGTGGGGTCGCCGTCGTCGGGCTCGACCGAGATGTCGACGATGCGGTAGCCCTCGTCGATCAGGTCCATGGGGACGGCGAACTCGCCCTCGTCGCCCGAGGCGAGCAGGCCGATGGAGATCATCCGCTCGCCGTCGACGTTGATCAGCCACACCTCGTGCACGCCGGGCTCGTCGCCGAGCTCGCTCGCGCTGACCCGGATGGTGAAGGTGTCGTCGGTCTTCACGGCGCTCGCCTCGCCGCGCCCGGCGTCGCTGTCGAGGGCGGTGAGAGGGGTCGCGGCCACGACGGTCCCGGTGTCCGCCGGCGGGTCGACCGCCTCAGGCGGCTCGTCCGTCCCCGTGCCGAGGCGCCCGAGACCGACTCCGGCCAGGAGGGCGAGCGCGGCGGCGACGCCGGCCAGCCACAGCGGTACGCCGCGTCGGGACGTCGGCTCCGCGCGGACGGGCAGCGGGGCCGGCGGGGCGTCGCCCGACCGGACCTCCGCCAGCACCTGCGCGCGCAGCTCAGCGGGGGGCGGGACCAGGGCGTCGGCGCCGGCGCGGCGGCGTACGCCGGTGAACGCGGCGACCAGCCCTGCGCACTCGGGGCACGTCTCGACGTGCTCACGCACGTCGACGGGGCCGTCCGTGGGGTCGAGGGCGAGCCCGGCGAGCTGCTCGGGATCAACGTGACTCATGGCGCACCCCCTCGAGCTGCTCGTGGAGCTTCATCAGGCCACGGCGGACGTGGCTCTTCACGGTGCCGAGCGGCAGGCCGACCTTCTCGGCGATCTCGGCGTGGCTGCGCTCCTCCCAGAAGGCGAGGAACACGATGGTGCGGCGGGGGTCGGGCAGGTCCTCGACTGCTTGCCTCACGACCAGTTGTTCGGCGACGTCCTGGTCGGCGGACAGGTGCAGGTCGTGCGTGCTCGGCAGCGACACCACTGCAGCGACCTTCGCTGCGTCGCGGGCGCGGGCCGCTCGTACGTCGGCGACCTTGTGGCGGGCGATCCCCACCAGCCAGGCCGGGAGGGCGGAGGGGCTCGGGGTCAGCGTGTGGCGGCTGCGCCACGCAGCGACGAACACCTGCTGGGTGACATCCTCCGCGTCGTGGCTGTCGCGCAGGGCACGGAGGGCGTAGGTGTGCACGAGCGCCGACCAGCGGTCGTAGACCTCCTCGAGGGCGGTCTCGTCGCCGGCGACGAGACGAGTGGCGAGCGCGTGGACGCCGGCGTCCTGCTCGTCCTCGAACGCCATCGCCTCGGTCACCACCGGGCCACCGTACCGGCGTGCCGCGCGGGCGGGGAGCGGGATGATGGTCACCGTCGCTCCCCGCCCGTCAGGCGTCCGTGACGCCGCGTCTCAGAGGTCGATCGGGCGGAGAACCCGGTCGATGCCGTGGGCGACCTGCTTGTTGCCCTTGTTGAGGTCGAGGGCCTTGAGCGCGGCCTTCGGGTCCTGGGCGTTCTTGTCGCGGTCCTTGAGCGTGACGCTCACGCTCGGCTTGGTCTTGACCTTGACGGTGATCTTGCCGCCCTGGGCGGTGGTCAGCTTCGCGCCGTTGGCCTTGAGGACCTTGTTGCTGGTCAGCGTCGCGCCCGGGACGACGTGGTAGAGCAGGACGGTCTCGATCGTGTCGACACCGGCGAGCTCGACGAGCGCGTCGAAGATCTTCTTCTCGCTCTTGATCGTCTTG is part of the Nocardioides cavernae genome and harbors:
- a CDS encoding LytR C-terminal domain-containing protein, producing the protein MAFPSPLVMLSVLAVAMASITFVATRDQAPTERRVDTATIASADQTPSAEPTPTEAETPSPEPKPKPQVKRGEVYVEVYNNSGIRGLAAETATKATGVGWAVVGEDNWQGLIPTSTVYFPPRLKAAGKQLALDLGIKRTAPAVGVMKRDRLTIILTADAPR
- a CDS encoding alpha,alpha-trehalose-phosphate synthase (UDP-forming) translates to MSAAAQADLVIVANRLPVDRVRQPDGSVSWRPSPGGLVTALEPVLRANDGAWIGWPGSADDEFEPFEENGLSLIPVALSAREVEEFYEGFSNGTLWPLYHDVIAKPEFHREWWDSYVTVNQRFADRAAEVAAEGATVWVQDYQLQLVPQMLRASRPDLRIGFYLHIPFPPAELFSQLPWRRQILEGLLGADLIGFQLPGAAANFVRLVRSRVGHKTHRDTIYLPDGRPVRATAFPISIDTAGFEELARSEAVEERAAEIREALGNPRRIFLGVDRLDYTKGIYSRLRAFGELVRDGHLDVEDAVFVQVATPSRERVEQYRILRDDIEMLVGRINGDHGKIGNPAIHYLHNSYPREEMAAFYRAADIMVVTPFRDGMNLVAKEYVACRFEDDGALVLSEFAGAAQELRQAWLVNPYDIDGMKSALLDAFAADKKETSRRMRAMRRTVVHHDVAKWAADFLRELEDLPEHHDKTVRESRSR
- a CDS encoding anti-sigma factor yields the protein MSHVDPEQLAGLALDPTDGPVDVREHVETCPECAGLVAAFTGVRRRAGADALVPPPAELRAQVLAEVRSGDAPPAPLPVRAEPTSRRGVPLWLAGVAAALALLAGVGLGRLGTGTDEPPEAVDPPADTGTVVAATPLTALDSDAGRGEASAVKTDDTFTIRVSASELGDEPGVHEVWLINVDGERMISIGLLASGDEGEFAVPMDLIDEGYRIVDISVEPDDGDPTHSGVSIARGELA
- a CDS encoding RNA polymerase sigma factor; protein product: MTIIPLPARAARRYGGPVVTEAMAFEDEQDAGVHALATRLVAGDETALEEVYDRWSALVHTYALRALRDSHDAEDVTQQVFVAAWRSRHTLTPSPSALPAWLVGIARHKVADVRAARARDAAKVAAVVSLPSTHDLHLSADQDVAEQLVVRQAVEDLPDPRRTIVFLAFWEERSHAEIAEKVGLPLGTVKSHVRRGLMKLHEQLEGVRHESR
- a CDS encoding FMN-binding glutamate synthase family protein, with translation MKWRYAILGGTAAAAAATTVHDLVQTKHAIVRNFPVIGHARFFLERFGPELRQYIVTSNDEERPFSRDQRRWIYASSKLENNYFGFGTDNDVERVEGYPIIKHRTFTGPGAATMPHAQEEIVLPCAKVMGAARGRTHAFRPSSVVNISGMSFGALSGKAIESLNKGAAMAGCFQNTGEGALSPHHRNGGDIVFQIGTSYFGCRDEHGRFDMARLVDVVQSAPVRAIEVKLSQGAKPGLGGMLPGEKVSREIAEIRGIEEGKDCASPSRHTVFHDIDSMLDFVESVAQATGLPVGIKSAVGNLTMWDELVQEMGSGTRGVDFVNVDGGEGGTGAAPMIFADSVAYPFRIGFSEVWRRFAAAGLSDDVVFVGAGKLGVPENAVVAFALGADMVSVGREAMLSIGCIQAQKCHTDHCPVGIATQNPRYTRGLDVGLKSVRAANYVRSLRRDLLKVSEAIGVVHPGLIAPRDIDILDGTRSAMGLGEVYGYDPTWPRLGADLVSEIEAIMVAQDETAPARRTSA
- a CDS encoding fasciclin domain-containing protein, with the protein product MKRRVPAILAASALALGAVQATAPAASAKAAGEDSLAALLTSDGNTFDKNKADFDIVTEAALAVVAAKPDSPVALLADGSKRLTVFAPTDEAFRLLAKDLTGKTIKSEKKIFDALVELAGVDTIETVLLYHVVPGATLTSNKVLKANGAKLTTAQGGKITVKVKTKPSVSVTLKDRDKNAQDPKAALKALDLNKGNKQVAHGIDRVLRPIDL
- a CDS encoding DUF3263 domain-containing protein: MDAAEHITAQQEAAAGLSERDGDILEFERHWWKYAGAKEQAVREKFDMSSTRYYQVLNALIDRPEALEADPLLVRRLRRLRASRQRQRSARRLGFEI